The following proteins come from a genomic window of Ictalurus furcatus strain D&B chromosome 26, Billie_1.0, whole genome shotgun sequence:
- the knop1 gene encoding lysine-rich nucleolar protein 1, with protein sequence MKEGVSQGGAQTMDVGVPEKERKKKKMKRAREEEEEGTEDGAMSQKDLQRTKGKREVCEEKGSKKKSSEEGSSSSIDEETSQKSAKGKRRKQKSEGGGGEETAELELNRDTERKKKKTKKAGGGDAQAGEEQERETEEEEKRKKKKKKKKESGLSDERETAEGEERKKRKMMTEEDAGPGEEQETEGGKTRKKKKKEEKRLVEGETEDDGDPPGRKKKQKKRKEQGDDETEEKDEDGEMDEDGAGDDEARSSASEKDLDEESQPKSNFGQWDTVQFDSSERQLKFLRLMGGLKKGGQPIGQSASRFNMALGKEGQQNLQQGLLGQFEQAQNRRMDFQNRGAGLGFSAPPDKKFHIDANAPSQNSTRFDD encoded by the exons ATGAAGGAAGGCGTCAGTCAAGGAGGTGCACAAACAATGGATGTTGGAGTTccagaaaaggagagaaagaaaaagaagatgaagagagcaagagaagaagaagaggaaggtaCAGAGGATGGAGCGATGTCACAAAAAGACTTGCAGAGAACAAAAGGCAAAAGGGaagtttgtgaagaaaaagGGTCAAAAAAGAAGTCGTCTGAGGAGGGCAGCTCGAGTAGCATCGACGAAGAAACGTCCCAAAAATCAGCGAAGGGGAAAAGAAGGAAGCAAAAGAgcgaaggaggaggaggagaagagacggCAGAACTGGAGCTGaacagagacactgagagaaagaagaagaaaacgaaGAAAGCAGGAGGAGGTGACGCTCAGGCAGGagaagagcaggagagagaaaccgaagaggaggagaagaggaagaagaagaagaagaaaaagaaggagagtGGACTGAGTGACGAACGAGAGACAGCTGAAGGAGAAGAACGCAAGAAAAGGAAGATGATGACTGAGGAGGACGCTGGACCTGGAGAAGAGCAGGAGACGGAAGGAGGAAAgacgaggaagaagaagaagaaggaggagaaaagaCTGGTGGAGGGAGAAACCGAAGACGACGGAGATCCACCTGGGcggaaaaaaaagcagaagaaacgAAAGGAACAAGGAGACGATGAAACGGAGGAGAAGGACGAGGACGGAGAGATGGACGAGGACGGAGCAGGGGATGATGAA GCGCGGAGTTCAGCTTCGGAAAAGGACCTGGATGAAGAATCACAACCCAAATCG aatTTCGGTCAGTGGGACACGGTGCAGTTCGACAGCTCGGAGCGACAGTTGAAGTTCCTTCGTCTGATGGGCGGATTAAAGAAGGGCGGCCAGCCGATCGGGCAGAGCGCCAGCCGCTTCAACATGGCTCTGGGAAAGGAGGGCCAGCAGAATCTACAGCAAGGCCTTCTGGGACAGTTTGAGCAAGCACAGAACCGCCGAATGGACTTTCAGAACAGAGGGGCGGGACTTGGGTTCTCAGCGCCGCCCGATAAGAAGTTTCATATCGACGCGAACGCTCCGAGTCAGAACTCGACAAGGTTCGATGACTGA
- the gprc5bb gene encoding G protein-coupled receptor, class C, group 5, member Bb: MAIIPTLTVLLSLLVCGAGASPLESPPPPKGCGSGVHPSYRLLCDLESVWGVVLEAVACGGAVSALVLFAVLLSKLKMVTEPERRSGVGPLLLLLLSTVGLFCLSLAFMVGRGETVCMLRRGLWSSLFALCFSCLLVQALRLRKLATGERSPSGGSLSVLALGIALVQGVISGEWLLLTVAREGHSACHYPPLDFALVCGYALALLLTSTTVSLTVLLCGARHVDDAARKKRRQWSCNGVWLFLSCLVSLLVWAAWLGFYLYGNTPGKSTMTSETDGEEPALAIALVMEGWALLLFHAIPEAHLCLRLTSQRGDEGCQDYYDARQPQSSHGYRDDDELPANHRAAYTERQAFSIEEHSAGMQAGGYHATVIRPTPQFRSHVYQPTEMALLMNGGTIPTAPPNYTGRHLW; this comes from the exons ATGGCGATAATTCCCACCCTCACCGTCCTCCTCTCTCTGCTCGTCTGTGGTGCGGGTGCATCTCCTCTAGAATCTCCGCCCCCTCCCAAAGGGTGTGGCTCAGGTGTCCATCCATCTTACCGGCTTCTGTGTGACCTCGAGTCTGTGTGGGGGGTTGTTTTAGAGGCCGTGGCATGTGGTGGCGCCGTTTCGGCTCTTGTTCTTTTCGCCGTTCTCCTCTCGAAGCTGAAAATGGTGACTGAGCCAGAGCGGCGTAGCGGTGTAGGCcctctcctgctgctgctgctgagtaCGGTGGGTCTGTTCTGCCTGTCTCTGGCGTTCATGGTGGGACGCGGCGAGACGGTGTGCATGTTGCGCCGTGGGCTGTGGAGCTCACTCTTCGCTCTGTGTTTCTCGTGCCTGTTGGTCCAGGCACTGCGGTTACGGAAGCTCGCGACAGGGGAACGCAGCCCGTCAGGTGGCTCGCTCTCGGTGCTGGCGTTGGGAATTGCGCTGGTGCAGGGAGTCATCAGCGGAGAGTGGCTGTTGCTGACGGTGGCGCGCGAGGGCCACAGTGCCTGCCATTACCCACCACTGGACTTTGCACTAGTGTGCGGCTACGCGTTGGCACTGCTCCTCACATCGACAACGGTCTCGCTCACGGTCCTTCTGTGTGGCGCAAGGCATGTAGATGACGCAGCCAGGAAGAAGAGACGCCAATGGAGCTGTAATGGTGTCTGGCTTTTCCTCTCCTGTCTCGTCTCCCTGCTCGTTTGGGCTGCATGGCTCGGGTTTTACCTCTACGGTAACACTCCTGGAAAGAGCACCATGACCAGTGAGACCGATGGTGAAGAACCCGCTCTGGCCATAGCCTTAGTAATGGAGGGATGGGCACTGCTGCTCTTCCATGCCATCCCAGAAGCCCACCTGTGTCTGCGACTGACCAGTCAGAGGGGCGACGAAGGGTGCCAGGATTACTACGACGCACGGCAACCGCAGTCTTCACATGGTTACCGCGATGATGATGAGCTGCCAGCCAATCACAGAGCAGCATACACGGAAAGACAGGCATTTTCCATAGAGGAGCACAGCGCAG gcATGCAGGCCGGAGGTTACCACGCTACAGTAATACGACCCACACCTCAATTCCGAAGCCACGTGTACCAGCCCACAGAGATGGCCCTGCTCATGAACGGAGGAACG ATTCCCACGGCTCCCCCAAACTACACAGGAAGGCATCTGTGGTGA